The genomic stretch AGCCGATGAGGTCGCGACCGCCGAGCGGCGCGCCCGCGGCCTGGCTGCGCTGCTGTACCGCGACCGGTCGCCGGCACTGGCCGCCTGGACCGAGACGTCGGCGTTGCTTGCCCGCGGGCTCGGCGGCGACCGGCGTGCCGGCGCGCGTGCACTCAGACGTCTCAGCGACGAGCATGGCATTCCGCCGCGCGCGCCGCTGCGCGTGCTCGCCGTCGTGCCGACGGCACTGGACGGCGCGGGTCGCAGCGAGACGCTCGCCCAGATGCACGTCGCGCTGGCCGACCGGTTCGCCGCCCGGTCACGCGATCGGCTCGCGGCTGTGGTCGGGGGCCATCTGGCAGTGCTGGCTGTGGACGGCCGCGGCGCGCCCGGCGCGCTGTCGGGCGACGCCGACGCGGTCCTGGTCGCGGCCCGCCTGCGCGATGAGATGCTCCAAGCCGTCGGCGGGGCGATCGGGGTCGCCGTCGGCATCAGCGACCGCCACGGCGAGCTCGCCGACGTCTCCTCCGCGCACGAGCAAGCCTGTCGCGCCGCGCAGGCGTCCGCGGTCGACCCGACCATCGGTCCGGTGGCTTCCTGGTCGCAGATCGGGATCTACCGGCTGCTCATGGCGGGCGGGATGCAGGCGGTTGCCCCCGACATCGCCGCGCCGGCGCTCGAGCGCCTGGGCGGCGGTCGCGACGCGCAGGCCCTGCGCGACACGCTGGAGACCTACCTCGATCTCGGCGGTAACGTCCAGCGGACCGCCGCCGTATTGCACCTGCACCGCACCAGTCTGTACCACCGGCTGGGTCGCATCGAGGAGCGTGCCGGCGTCGATCTCGGTGCCGGCCACGTACGCTTGGAGCTCCACGTCGCGCTCAAGCTCGCGCGCCTCGCCGACGCCCCAGCGCTGTGATGCAGGCGTCCCGTTGCTCGCGCGCAGCGCAGCGTGGCGAAGCCCCGGCGCTCCTGCGCGACCTGCGGCGGCTGCCTCCGGAACGCACAACGGGGCTGAGGACGCCCCGAGGAGGCGACCGAAGAGAACGAGCGCGGCGCGGCCGACCTCCTGAACCGCTACGGCGGCGACCACGCGCGGACGAGCCGTGACCGAGCAACACGCGGGCGAGCCCGCAGCGAGTGGGCGTCTCCTGCGCGTTGCGCAGCAGAACGCCCACTCGCCGCCGGGTCGGCCTAACGAGCCGTTGGGCTACGGCCGCTCGCCCAGCGGGCCGGGGTGCGGCGGGGTCGGCGGAGCGCCGGGGCTCGTGACCTCGGCCGGGCTGAACCGGTCAGCCGGGTGCTCGTCGCCGCCCCGGCCGATCAGCTTGCCGAGCTTGTCGCGGTTCTTCATCGCGAGCCCGGCCACGCCGGCGATCGCCGCCATGCCGACACCCTGCTTCGCGCTGGGCGTGTGACGCTTGGAGGCCTTGCTCCTGCCGCCGCCGAACAGGCCGCCGATCGTGCCGGCCATCTTCTGCAGGGCCGACTGCTTCGGCTGCGGCCGGCCGAAGCGCGGCGTCGCGCGACCGGCCGACGCGGGCTTGCGCCGCGGCGGGCTGCTCGGCGAGCGGCGCGCGGTCGGGGACTGGAAGCGACCCGCGGAGGCGGGACGCGATCGCGTACGGGTGGTCATGAAACCTCTCCTTGTCGTGGAGCCCGTCGGCTACCCACCGCACCCGTTCCCGCACACTCGGCCGGTCAGGTGCCGGGCGGCCCCGGCGCGGCGCGCGCTCGACCTGGAAGACTCACCCGGCCGCATCGAGCCCGCGACCTCCACCGCGCGCACGCCGCTTCGCGCGCGGCGCCGAGCCGTACGAGCGCATCCCGCCGCTGTCGGTGTCCGGGTGCAAGTGCTTGGACCTGAAGTGGGACGTGTCGTTCCCGGTGCTGTGATGCCGCGCAGCGGCGACGAGATCAGCGCAATGCTTCTGCTGCGGGCGCGCCGACGCGCTGTGGGTTCGGCGGGAGGCGGAGCCCGGCGGCCAGGCCCACGAGCGCGAGGGCGGCCAGCACGATCATCGCGATGACGTAGGACGTGTTCCCGCCGCCCAGGTTCGACACGAGGATCGTCCCGGCGATCGCCGTACCGAACGAGGAACCCAGGTTCGAGACGCTTCGCGACAGACCGGAGATCTCGCCCTGTTGTTCCTCCGGGAAGCTGGACTGCACGAGGTTGACCGACGGTGTCAGCATCACGCCGAGGCCGAGGCCGATCAGCAGCAGACCCGGGGCGAACGCGACGACCCGCGACGAGGCGCCGACCAGCGCAAGCAGCAGCACGATCCCGGCACCCGTCATGACGAAGCCGGCCACGATGAGGGTGCGCTGCGGGCGTCGTTTCGCGAGCCGCTCGGCCGCCAGCGACGAAACCAGCACACCGAGCGTGGCCGCGGTGAAGATGACCCCGGTCTCGATGGCGTCATACCCACGTACGGTCTGCAGGAAGACCGCCACGACGAACGACACGCCCATCAGCAGCAGCCACTGGATGTTCTGGGTGATCAGGCCGAGGTTCGACACACGGTTCTTGAACAATCGTGTCGAGAGCAGGGGCTCCTGTCCGGAGCGCTCGCGTGCCCGGATGTAGACGAAGAACCCGGCGAGCAACGCGCCGCCGACGACGAGCAGGACCGCCATCAGGACCGGATCCCGGTCGGCTTGCAGGATCCCGAAGACGATGAAGAACAGGCCGGCCGCGGAGAGGACCGCGCCGACCGCGTCGAACGGTCGCTCCGGGTCGGCGGGCAGCGGGTCGGTCACACGGCGACTCAGCAGGACGATCGTCGCGACGATCAACGCCTGGAACACGAACGCGGCGCGCCAGCTGATGGCGCTCGTGATCAGCCCGCCGATCAGCGGACCGGCAGCCGCTCCCATGCCGCCGAACCCGCTGATGACGCCGAACGCCCGGGCGCGCGACATGGTGTCGCCGAACCGGAGCGTCGTGAGGATGTAGACCGGTGGGATCAGCAGCGCCGTCCCGACGCCTTCCAGCACCGAGTTGCCGATGATCAGAACGCCCAATCCCGGCGCGGCGGCACTCAACAGGGCGCCGATCCCGTACAGCACGAGGCCCATGGTGAAGCAGCGCTTGCGGCCCCAGCGGTCAGTGAGCTTGCTGCACGGGATCATGAGGATCGCCATGATCAGCAGGAAGAGCGTGATGGCCGCCTGCACCCCGGCCACGGTCGTGTCGAGGTCCTTGGTGATGTCGTTGATCATCACGTTCATGTTCGAGCCGGCGAAGCTGCAGATGAACTGCGCCAGCGCGAGAGGAGCCAGGAACCTGCGCCGGGCGGCGGCCGAGTCGGCGGCTGCCGGGCGAGCGGTCACGCCTGACGCCCGGACGGCGCCACGTCATGTTCCTGATCGGCGATCAGGCCGTAGTCCTCGATGAGCACCGCTGCGTTCTCCCTGGCTCGGCCGTCGACGAGTATGGCTCCGCCGAATCGAGCACCGCAAGGTGGTGCGCACGTCGGCATGGGGGGAGCGCACACGACTGACGCCGCGTCTCCCTTGCGCCCGGGCGTGTCGCGCGTGGAACATCGCTTCGACTCAGCGTGCTCGAGCGATTCCAACCATCGCCGCCGCCGCGTTTGCGCTGCTGCTGATCGGCCGCTCGCAGACCGCCGGCGACGCGCGCGGCTCGTCACATGCGGTCGCTCGCGGCGGGCTGGCCGCGCGCTCGGTGGACGGCGACGCGGACGCTCTCCATCGCGGGGCGCGCGTTCTCGGGGTGGGCCGTGAACCAGCGGGCGTAACGGATCGCCAGGGGTGCCGCGGAGACGCCGTGGGCGAGGACGGACAAGCCGACGGTGATGTAGGTGGCGAGGAGGATCGTGGGCGTGTGGGGCAGGTTCGCCTCTTCGACGATCAGGACCGCGAAGACGATCGAAGCCAGCCCGCGCGGGCCGAACCAGCCGAGGAAGGCTGCGGTCTGCCAGCGGGCGCCGCTGCCGATCAGGGCGATCACGACCGGGAGCATGCGCACGACGGTGAGGCTGAGCACGGCGTACAGCGCGGCCTGCCACGTCACGTGTCCGAGCTCGGGGCCGAGCAGGATCGCCCCGAACGCCAGGAACGTCAGCGCGCTGAGCAGTCCGCCGGCCTGCTCGCCGAACGCCGCGATGTCCCCCGGATCCCGCCGAAGCAGGGCTCCGAAGGTCATTCCGGCCACGAACGCCGCGATGAACCCCGAGCCGCCGAGCGGGTCCGCGATCCCGTACGCGAGCGCGGCGCCCGCGACCGGGATGATCTGCATCCACATGGGCGTGATCAGCCGGCGCCGGCCGGCCAGGACGACGACGGCGGCGGCCGCCGCCCCCGCGGCGATCCCGCCGAGGATGCCGTAGCCGATCTCCTCGAGCACCACCGTGACCGCGTAGTGGCCCGTCTGGACATCGGCGTCGACGTCGGCGACGGCCAGCGCGATCAGCAGCAGCGGGACGCAGATCCCGTCGTTCAGGCCGCTCTCGACGTTCAGTCCCTGCCTGATGCGAAGCGGCAGCCGTGGTTCGGTGACGACGGCCTGCCCGAGTGCGGCATCGGTCGGCGCCAGCAGGATGGCGAGGACCACGGCCTCGGCGACGGGGAGCTCGGGGTAGAGGGCCGTGGCGGCGACGGCGCCGGCGACGATCGTCAGGGGAAGCCCGATTCCGAGCAGGCGAGCCGGCAGGTGATAGTCGCGCCGCAGTGCGCGCAGGTCGATCCGTGATGCGTCGGAGAACAGCACGAGCGTCAGCGTCGCCTCGGCCAGCACGCGGACCGTCGAGCTCAGGGGCGAGAGGTCGATCTCGCCGATGACGCGCGGGCCGACGAGGATGCCGATCGCCACGAACACCATCGCCGGTGTGACCGGGGTCCCCGAGAGCAGCCTCGAGAACGAAGCGACGGTGAGCACCGCCCCTGCGACGATCGCCAGCGTCCAATGCATCGGATCTCGAGCCAACCCTACCTTCGAGCGTCGGCCCTGGTGTCCGGCCGGGCATGTCGGCGAGATGGCGCTGAGCCCTCAGGCGGATCGGATATGCGGAGCTGCGCAGTCGCAGCACGTCTCGCCGCGCCAGGCTTCGCGCCCTTCCTTCACCGCGACGAACGCGATGAACAGGCCGATCAGCGGGTCGAGCCACCAGGCGCCGACGGCGGCGTTGGCGGCCAGGCCGGCGAGGACCGCGGCCGCTTGAACGCCGCACAGCACGTTCTGGGTTCCCTCGCCGGCCGTGGCGGTCGAGCCGAGTCGCTCGGCGAGGCGGTGCTTGGCCCTGCCGAGCAGCGGCATGAGCACGACGCTGGTTGCCGTGAGCGCCATGCCGATGACGGTGATGTCGGGGTGTCCGCCTTCGATCAGGGTCTTGATGCTCTCGAAGAGCACATAGGGCGCGAGGATGAAGAACTGGATCGCGACGAGCCTCTGGGCGCGATGCTCGGCCGTCTCGGACAGCCGGCGTGAACCGGTGAATCGCCAGACGATGACGGCGGACGCGAGCCCTTCGATGAAGGAGGCCAGGCCCCAGCCGACAAGGGCGACCGAGCCGGCCGTGGCTCCCTGCCAGACGCCGACCCCACCCTCGATCGCCATGTAGACCAGGCTCAGCCACGACAGCGCGACGGCGAGGCGCGCGGCGCGCTGCCAGTCGGCGGTGCGCGCCGTGGGCGGCCCCGGCGGGCGGGCGGCGCCGGCCTGGACCAACGGCAGTTGGTATCCGTTGCTCATACGTCGATCCGGTGTCCGGCCATGACCCCTGGGCGGCCCTCAGGCGTTGAATGCCGCGGGACGGCTGGTGCCGCGGGTGACGCGTAGCGGGTGAGGCGCGTCCGACGCGGGTGTGCCGTGGCTCGGCTCGAAGAGCGCGCAGACGTCGAGGCTGGTGCACGAGCAGTCGATGGCGGTCAGCAGCCAGGTGCGCATCGCCTGGGCGCGTGCGATGAGCGCGTCGACTTCGGGCAGCTTGCGCTGCGCCAGCTCACGGAGCGACTCGAACGCGGGGGCGCCGGCCCCGGTGCTCTGCAGCAGCAGCCGTGCCTCGTCGAGAGTGAAGCCCGCCCGCTTGACGACCTCCAGGACTTCGAGGCGCTTTGCCGCGTCGGGCCCGTAACGGCGCTGGCCGCTGACGCGGGCCGGCTGAGGCAGCACGCCCTCGCGCTCGTAGTAGCGGATGGCCGACGTATTGATGCCGAAGCGCTGCGCGAGCTGCCCGATGGTGAGCGTGGCCTGGTCCATGGACTCTGCCTTGACTTGAACCTGGGTTCAAGGAGCAGAGTACCTGCGGTCAACGACTCCGCGGAGCGTCTCTCGATGCCGACCGAACTGTCCATAGCGTGCGCCTTGAGCGCGAGCGAGCTGCCTCGGCGCCTGGAGGAGATGGCGCACCTTGGCCGCGCGGCGCTGGTGGACGCGCACGCCGACTCGCGGTGGGCGAAGCTGTGCTTCGCTGCCGGCGCCGGGGTGCGCGACCGGGTGCTGGCGGTCGCGGCGGCCGAGGCCGGCTGTTGCGCGTTCTTGACGATGCGCGTGACCGACGAGCCCGACACGGTGGTGTTGACCATCGACGCGCCCGACGGCGCCGAGCTGGTCCTGGCCGAGCTCGTCGCCGCGTTCCGCGGCCGGCCGGAGCCGGCGCGATGAGCACGACCAAGCGGGGGCCGTGTCGCTCGGATCTCGCGCTGCTCGGAGGCGGCGTGCTGCTGGCTCTGCGCTCGGCGCGGCATCCCACCGCCAGGGCGAATTGGCGAAGGATGGGCGCCATGAGCGCCCAGCGCCATGACGTCGTCGTCATCGGCGGCGGCCAGGCCGGCCTCGCAATCGGCTGCTTCCTGGCTCGCCAGGGCCGGCGGTTCACCATCCTCGACGCGGCGGCAACGTCGTACACGAGCGCGGCGTGACGGCCGGCCCCGGCCCGTACTTCCTCGGGATGCCCTGGCAACACACCCGTGGCTCGGCGCTGCTCGGCTGGGTCAAGGACGACGCCGAACATCTGGCCGAGCGCATCAACGCCGGCGCCGAGGCGGCACCACGTTGGGGGCCCATGGACGGGCCCGTCGATCGCGATCCTCGATGAGCGCCGCGGCGCCCGATCAGACCGGCGCCGAAGGATCTCTGGCAACACCGCAGCCACTTCGTCGCCGGCCCGCGCTGGTGGCCCCCGTTCTGCATGGTCGTCGACTGGGTCGTCGCGGCGATCATCGTCATCGGGATCGCGGCCGGCGTCCACCAGCGCCGCGACAGTGGGTCAGCTCCCCAGGATCTTGGCCTTCTCCGCCGCGAACTCGGCGTCGGTGAGGATGCCCTGAGCCTTCAGGTCGGCGAGATCCTTGAGTTGGGCGACGGTGTCCCGGGCTGGAGGGCCGGGTGCGGCCTGCGGCGAGGGGGCGGGCGCCGGGGCGGCCTGCGCCTGTGCCTCTTCCTCCTTGGCCTGCCAGCGCTCGCCCTGGCGGCGGCTGACGCGGTTGGACACCGCCGTCGCCGTTCCGGCGATCGCCGCTGTCCGCGCCAGTCCTCTGATCAGTGGCATGGTCGTCTCCTGTTCTCCTGGTGTCCTAAGCGGCCGTCTCGGGCTCGTCCAGCGCGTCGAGGGCGTCGAGGAGGTCCGCCGCCGGGACGCGTTCGAACGCGAGCACCTCGCCGCCGTTACGGCGGACGGCCGCGACGAAGGGGGCGGCCCAGCGGTTCTCGTAGACGATGAGGATGGCCGCCGTGCCGGGCTCAAGATCGTCGGACGCCGTGCTCAGGTCCGAGTGGGCCAGGAGCCCCGTGCTGGCCCCCGAGAACGCCGCGAGGTCCGGGAAGCCATCGCCGTCGATGTCCGCAGCCAAGAAGGCGTCGAACGTGCCGTCCTCGTTCTTCTGCACACCGGCGACGTCGAGGACGCGGATGATGCCGCGGTCGACGAGGTCCAGGAAGATCGGGACGGCGTCGCCCGCCTTCGGTGCGTCGGGCGGGTAGCCGATGACGACGATGTCGACCGGTCCCAGTTCCATTGCGTCTGCGCTCATGACGGCTCCTTGGTCGCGGTGTCGCTCGGCGTCGCTCAGGACCGCCCGGCCAGCGCCTTGGTCTTGAGGTCGTCGTATTCGGCGTCCGTGATGGCGCCGGCGTCGAGCAGGCTCTTGGCGGTGGCGATCTCCGTGGCCGGGCCCGACTTTCCGGCCGCCTCGCGCACCTGCTGGTCGAAGGCCGCCTTGGCGGCCTCCTGGCCGCGCATGTTGCGTTCGGCGATCGAGTTGTGGTACGCGATCAGGTAGACCAGCACCCCGAGCAGCGGGATGAAGATCACGAAGACGATCCACATCGCCTTGGCGAAGCCGCCCATGTCGTCCCGGCGGAAGATGTCCATGAAGACCATGACCGCCAGCCAGATCCAGAACACGAAGCCGACGAACACCAGCATCGACCACATGACTTCGAGGAATGGATAGTTGTCGGCAAAGGGAACGTTCGCCATCGCTCCTCCTGAGGATGGTTGGGGGGATGTCGTGGTCGCCGCTCCACCGTGAGGGTGGCGCCTTAACGCGAAGCGGCGCGCCGGGACTCTCGCTGACCGCCTGTGGCCGCGCAAGCAGGCAGGCCGGTGTCTGAACGGGTGTCGGCATCCCCGGGCGACACCGGTGCGCGCCATTGCCCCGCGTGGTCGGAACGCCGGCGACGACGTGCGGTGAGACGCCGCGACCGAGCCCGGCCTCGACCTCTCCCGGGCCGAGGGCGTCGGCCGGTGCGCGAGGGGCGCGCACATCGATCCGCGCGTCGACACCCAGACGTCCGGGATGCGCGCAACACCGCAGGATGCTGGCGCGCCGGTTTGCCGCAACCGGCGCCTGAGCGCAGAGTTCATCGGCGAGGAGTGAGGTCCGCCCGCGCCCGCCGCGGGCGCCGGTGAGCGGAGAGGAGCGCATTCGATGTGTCGCTGGATGGCGTGGCTGGGCCAGCCCGTCCTCATGGACGAGCTGCTGTTCAAGACCAAGCACGGGATCGTCGCCCAGAGCCTGCACTCCGACCTCGGCGCGGAGCCCACGAACGGAGACGGGTTCGGCGTCGGCTGGTACGGGACCGGTTCCGGGCCCGGCCTGTATCGCAGCGTCGCGCCGGCGTGGAGCGACGCGAACCTCCGCGACCTCGCCGCGCATGTCGAATCTCCGCTCTTCCTGGCTCATGTGCGCGCGGCGATCGGCTCGCCCGTGCAGGAGACCAACTGCCACCCGTTCCGCCACGACGGCTGGCTGTTCGTCCACAACGGCTTCGTCGCCGGGTTCGAGCGGCTGCGGCGCGACCTCATGCTGGCGGTGGACCCCGACCTGTTCCCGCTCGTCCAGGGCACCACCGACACGGAGGTGGTTCTTCATCTGGCGCTGACGTTCGGCCTCCGGGAGGATCCGATCGGCGCGCTCGAGCGTGCGGTCGGGACCATCGAGGCGGTCGCTGCGCGGCGCGGCGTTCCAGCGCCCGTGCAGGGCACGTTCGGCATCTCCGACGGAACGGCGGTCTGGGCGGTGCGCTACGCCAGCGAAGGGCTGCCGCGGACGCTGTTCACGTCGTGCGACGCGGACGCGATCCGGCGCCTGCACCCGGAGAACCCGAGGCTGCAGCGCCTCGGCCATGACGACCGCCTCGTGGTCTCCGAGCCCTTCTCGGACCTGCCCGGGCTGTGGCGGGAGGTGCCGCCCGGTACGGCGGTCACCGTCCGCCACGGCGATGTGCTCGAGGAACGGCCGTTCACGCCTCGGGAGCGCGCGGTGTCGGTGGCGACGGGACCGATCCCTGACACGGCCCGTGGCTGAACGGCGTCATCGCGGCGCGGCGCGGCGCGGCGCGGCGCGGCACTGGTGCACGCACCCGCGCGATTCACCGGAGCGCCCCATGGTGCGGCATGCCGCGCGCGCGGTACGAATGAGCGACGATCCCTCACCACGGAGACACGCTGATGCTGCGACGGATGGACGACATGCCGGCTGGGACGCTCGGCTTCGAGGCGGTCGGCAAGGTGGACGACGACGACTGGGAGGAGACGGTCGAGCCGGTGCTCCGGCGCGAGATCGCCGAGGGCCGTAACGTGCGGATGCTCTATCTCATCGGGCCGTCGGCGGGCGAGATGGAGGGCGATGCGATGAAGGCCGACACCGGGTTCCGGGCGCGGCACGCGTCGTCGTTCGACCGGGTTGCCGTGGTCAGCGACGAGAACTGGATGCGCCCCGCGCTGCGCGGCCTGTCGTTCCTCCTGCCCGGCAAGGCGCGCGGGTTCCACGTGCGCGAACTCGAGCAGGCGAAGGCCTGGCTCGTCGAGGACGTCGCCTGACCGGCGCGACGCCGGCGAATCCGGGCGGGTTCATCCCGCTTGCGCTGCGGTGGATGACCGCCTTGCCGACTCAGTGGACCGGGGTCAGTACCACTTGCCCTTCGCGAACCCGCCGAACGCGACGAGGCCGATGAGGGCGATGATGATGCCGAGCAGCAGGCTCCACACGATCGCCACCACGATGCCGACGATGACGAGGATCCCGCCGATCCCGATCCCGCCGATGCTGCCGCCCCTGCTGTCTGCCATGTCATGTCCTCCGGTTGTGGTGCCCTCGGCTTACCCGGGGAAGGGACGCGTGACGCCTCGGAGCCTGTTGAACGTTCCCCGCCGCGAACGGCTGACGGCTCAGCGGCCGACGAAGACGCCGCGGCCGCTGACGCCCAGGAAGATGTTCAGCAGGCCGAACGTGATCAGCGCGATCGCCGCCGCGACAGACTCGCCGGCGAGCACGATGCCGATCGCGATGGCGCCGGCGCCACACACGACGTAGGTCCAGCGCAGGAAGGCGACGAGCAGGCGCATGCGACCCCGGTTGTAGCGCGAAACGGGCGCGACCGGGGGGTGGGAGGCCGGCCGCGCCTGTGACGCACTGCGATGCAGACCGCGGCCCGGGAGGAGAGGAGGACAAGGCTCGCGGTCTGTTCCGGTCATCGGCCGGGCGACACGCCACTTGAGCTGAGTGCTCCGTCGGGGAGGATCTGGCGGTCAGACGCCCGACGTCGGCGACGCGCGCGAGACGTCGCCCCGCTCAGGAAAGCGAGACAGGGACGACCAGATTAGACTGCGCCGCTTCCTCAGACCATGAAGGAGCACACGATGAAGGCACGCATGCTGACAGGGGCATCGCTGGCTGCAGTCCTCGCCCTGCCCGTCGCCGCCGAGGCCGCCGGGACCCTCTCCGCCGGACCGATCAAGGTCCGCGACTACAACATGACGGTCCTTGGCACCGACAGCGGCGCCAAGGACACGCTGACCGTCATGTTCAATCGCACGTCGGGCAAGTCGACGCAGCAGCACATGTACAGCTTTGACTCGGGCGTGAAGGTCACGAAGACGTCGATGAAGGGCTCGCTCGGGCGATATGGCGCGGTGAACCTGAAGCTCGGCACCGTCCGCAAGACCAAGGGGCGGGTGCCGGCGGGGTGCACCGGCCGCGCCGGGAGCGCGAGGAGCGGCACGTTCACCGGCTCGTTCCGGCTCGTCGCCGACACGACGTACTTCCGCACCGTGACGGCGAAGAAGCTGCCGGGAGTCGGCATCACGGGTGGCAGCATCAAGTGCAGCGGCGACGGCGGCACCGGTGGCGACGGCGGCGGCGGTGGCGCCGGCGGCGAGCCGATGCTGACCCACACGAAGATGGACGGCGCCGCGATGTTCACGTTCACCGCACGGCGCGGCGGCCAGACCGCCATGCAGATGGAGGATCAGGCGGCCACGGCGCCGGCGCGGATCATGCACATGATCTCCGGGGGCGGCCAGGGCCTGACCGTCGGAGGCGGTGGCGCGACCGCCACGGCCAAGGGCATCTCGCCGGACCTGTCGGGCACCGGCGTCTTCACGGGCGAGGGTGCCGCCGGGAACGTGGTGCCCGGGACGCTGGGCGGCGACCTGCGCGCGCGGTTCGACTCGATCGGCGCGATCAACATCGCGGGCGACGCGATGCTGATGAACCCGTAGGACTGGGTGACTCCGCGGCCGGGACGCGCAGGCGTCCCGGCCGTGTCGCGGTCAGTCGTCGACGCCGCTCGTGTCGTCGTCCTCGTCCTCGTGCACGTCGATCTGCACGATCGTCGCGGCGATGGGCGGGTCGTCACGGGCGGCATGCAGCGTGCGCTGATCGTCGCCGGGAAGCTCCAGACGCCACTCGCCGCCGCCGAGCCACGTCAGCGTGGCGAGCTGCACGTCGCCGTCGGCGAACGTCACGGTCCCGGCGTCCGTGCGGTCGACCTGCACCGGGCGCCCGGTGTTCGTGCGATGCGTCTGCGGGAAGTCCATGGCCGCGAAATTATCTGCGCCGGGCGCCGTGTGCCGTGCCGATCAGCGGAAGCGGCCGGGCTGCCAGAGCGGCTCCTCGCCGCCCGCGTTCGCGGCGCGGCTGAGGATGAAGAGCAGGTCGGAGAGCCGGTTGAGGTAGCGCACCACCTCCGGGTTCGCGTCCTGCACGAGCAGCGCCCGGCGCTCCGCGCGCCGGCAGACCGTGCGGCAGACGTGCAGGTGGGCGGCGGCGCGCGACCCGCCCGGCAGCACGAACGACTTCAGCGGCGCGAGCGTGGCGTTGACCTCGTCGCAGCGCTCCTCGAGCCAGGCGACCTGCTCGGGCACCACGCGCAGGCGCTCGCGGCCGCCGTCCCCGGACTCGGGCACGGAGAGGTCGGCGCCGACGTCGAAGAGGTCGTTCTGGATGTGGCCCAGCCACTGCGCCTGGTCGGCCGGCAGCTCGCCTGCGGCGAGCGCGAGGCCGAGCTGCGCGTTGAGCTCGTCGACCACCCCGTAGGCCTCGATGCGCGGGTGGGTCTTCGGCACCCGGCTCATGTCGCCGAGGTGCGTCTCGCCGCCGTCGCCGAGCTTCGTGTAGATGCGGGTGAGGTTGACGGTCATGGCCTCCTGGACCGTAGCGCGAACCGCGGCGGCCCACGGCCTACCCTGAGCGGCCGACCCATGCGCCCCCTTCGTCTCGCCGCCCTGGCCGCCGTCGCGGCCGGCTCGCTCGCCCTCGGCGCGTGCGGCGGCAGGTCGCCGAGCGGGTCGAGCGACGTCTCGGTGCTCGTGACGCGCGACTCCGGTGCCCAGCGGGTCGGCGACGCCGGGCCGCAGCCGGCGGCCGGCGGCCAGACGCTGCTGAGCCTGCTGCGCGCGGGCTTCGACGTGCGCGAGTCCGGTGGGCGCGTGCAGGCGATCGACGGGACGCCCGGGCCGTGGCGCGTCTTCGTCAACGGGGTCCACGAGACGGGTGACCCCGCCAAGGCCGGCGTCCACGCGGGCGACCGCATCTGGTGGGACGCGCACCGGGTTGACGTGCCGGCGGTGATCGGCTCGTACCCGGAGCCGTTCGCCCACGGGCGGGACGGCAGGCGCTGGCCGGTTCGCGTGGAGTGCGTGCGCCACGGCGACAAGCGCTCGTGCGACGCGATCGCGAAGCGGCTGGGGGAGAGCGGCATCCTCGCGTCGCAGTCCCTCATCGGGACCGAGGGCGGCGACGAGAACCTGCGCGTGCTCGTCGGACCGTGGTCGGCGATGCGCGGCGATCGCGCTGCGCGGCTCGTCGACCTCGGCCCGCGGGCGTCCGGCGTCGCGGCCCGCTTCTCCGACGACGGGCGGTCGCTCGCGCTGCTCGACGCCGGCGGCCACGTCGTGCGGACCCTCGGTCCCGGGTCCGGCCTGATCGCCGCCACCGCGTTCGACGACCAGCCGCCGACCTGGTTCATCACCGGCACCGACGCCGCCGGGGTGGCCTCGGCGGTCCGGGCGTTCGACGAGGGGACGCTCGCCGATCGCTTCGCG from Capillimicrobium parvum encodes the following:
- a CDS encoding PucR family transcriptional regulator codes for the protein MVPDRLQEHLDALVADIGYGATVEDLDGRAIAYSAQPTPIDEARMLAILTRETPPDVYDWQQSHGIATADKPVRIPANPELKMHPRLCIPLRYRGVRLGHLWIIESDRPCTADEVATAERRARGLAALLYRDRSPALAAWTETSALLARGLGGDRRAGARALRRLSDEHGIPPRAPLRVLAVVPTALDGAGRSETLAQMHVALADRFAARSRDRLAAVVGGHLAVLAVDGRGAPGALSGDADAVLVAARLRDEMLQAVGGAIGVAVGISDRHGELADVSSAHEQACRAAQASAVDPTIGPVASWSQIGIYRLLMAGGMQAVAPDIAAPALERLGGGRDAQALRDTLETYLDLGGNVQRTAAVLHLHRTSLYHRLGRIEERAGVDLGAGHVRLELHVALKLARLADAPAL
- a CDS encoding MFS transporter, with product MTARPAAADSAAARRRFLAPLALAQFICSFAGSNMNVMINDITKDLDTTVAGVQAAITLFLLIMAILMIPCSKLTDRWGRKRCFTMGLVLYGIGALLSAAAPGLGVLIIGNSVLEGVGTALLIPPVYILTTLRFGDTMSRARAFGVISGFGGMGAAAGPLIGGLITSAISWRAAFVFQALIVATIVLLSRRVTDPLPADPERPFDAVGAVLSAAGLFFIVFGILQADRDPVLMAVLLVVGGALLAGFFVYIRARERSGQEPLLSTRLFKNRVSNLGLITQNIQWLLLMGVSFVVAVFLQTVRGYDAIETGVIFTAATLGVLVSSLAAERLAKRRPQRTLIVAGFVMTGAGIVLLLALVGASSRVVAFAPGLLLIGLGLGVMLTPSVNLVQSSFPEEQQGEISGLSRSVSNLGSSFGTAIAGTILVSNLGGGNTSYVIAMIVLAALALVGLAAGLRLPPNPQRVGAPAAEALR
- a CDS encoding cation:proton antiporter, which gives rise to MHWTLAIVAGAVLTVASFSRLLSGTPVTPAMVFVAIGILVGPRVIGEIDLSPLSSTVRVLAEATLTLVLFSDASRIDLRALRRDYHLPARLLGIGLPLTIVAGAVAATALYPELPVAEAVVLAILLAPTDAALGQAVVTEPRLPLRIRQGLNVESGLNDGICVPLLLIALAVADVDADVQTGHYAVTVVLEEIGYGILGGIAAGAAAAAVVVLAGRRRLITPMWMQIIPVAGAALAYGIADPLGGSGFIAAFVAGMTFGALLRRDPGDIAAFGEQAGGLLSALTFLAFGAILLGPELGHVTWQAALYAVLSLTVVRMLPVVIALIGSGARWQTAAFLGWFGPRGLASIVFAVLIVEEANLPHTPTILLATYITVGLSVLAHGVSAAPLAIRYARWFTAHPENARPAMESVRVAVHRARGQPAASDRM
- a CDS encoding cation transporter yields the protein MVQAGAARPPGPPTARTADWQRAARLAVALSWLSLVYMAIEGGVGVWQGATAGSVALVGWGLASFIEGLASAVIVWRFTGSRRLSETAEHRAQRLVAIQFFILAPYVLFESIKTLIEGGHPDITVIGMALTATSVVLMPLLGRAKHRLAERLGSTATAGEGTQNVLCGVQAAAVLAGLAANAAVGAWWLDPLIGLFIAFVAVKEGREAWRGETCCDCAAPHIRSA
- a CDS encoding MerR family transcriptional regulator; this encodes MDQATLTIGQLAQRFGINTSAIRYYEREGVLPQPARVSGQRRYGPDAAKRLEVLEVVKRAGFTLDEARLLLQSTGAGAPAFESLRELAQRKLPEVDALIARAQAMRTWLLTAIDCSCTSLDVCALFEPSHGTPASDAPHPLRVTRGTSRPAAFNA
- a CDS encoding SHOCT domain-containing protein; translated protein: MPLIRGLARTAAIAGTATAVSNRVSRRQGERWQAKEEEAQAQAAPAPAPSPQAAPGPPARDTVAQLKDLADLKAQGILTDAEFAAEKAKILGS
- a CDS encoding DUF6325 family protein, with the translated sequence MSADAMELGPVDIVVIGYPPDAPKAGDAVPIFLDLVDRGIIRVLDVAGVQKNEDGTFDAFLAADIDGDGFPDLAAFSGASTGLLAHSDLSTASDDLEPGTAAILIVYENRWAAPFVAAVRRNGGEVLAFERVPAADLLDALDALDEPETAA